A window of Fictibacillus halophilus contains these coding sequences:
- a CDS encoding NUDIX hydrolase: MTILDTFRFGSHAMIFNAENKVLLLKRTYGNKGWSLPGGAVDSGETIHQALFRECREELGIDVIDPVLTGLYYHSTINTQAAIFRCMISEDAEIVLSTEHSDYKWVDIGELSESQRIRAQDALRFRGQVFSRAF; the protein is encoded by the coding sequence TTGACGATTCTTGATACGTTTCGATTCGGTTCTCATGCCATGATATTTAACGCAGAGAATAAGGTGCTATTGTTAAAACGAACTTACGGAAACAAAGGTTGGAGTTTGCCTGGGGGTGCTGTGGATTCAGGTGAAACGATTCATCAGGCATTGTTCCGCGAATGTAGAGAAGAGCTTGGTATTGATGTGATAGATCCTGTTTTAACGGGATTATATTATCACAGTACAATTAACACTCAAGCAGCGATATTCCGATGTATGATCTCAGAAGATGCTGAAATTGTTCTCAGCACAGAACACTCTGACTACAAATGGGTCGATATAGGTGAATTGAGTGAGAGTCAGCGTATTCGAGCACAGGATGCTTTACGTTTTCGAGGACAAGTTTTTAGTAGAGCTTTCTAA